The Zingiber officinale cultivar Zhangliang chromosome 10A, Zo_v1.1, whole genome shotgun sequence genome contains a region encoding:
- the LOC122026695 gene encoding uncharacterized protein LOC122026695 → MKPQGILEEDIKLRAFPFSLTVVEKDWLYYLPPRYVTSWIEMKKAFLEKFFPSSRTAIIKKSICGIEQVVEKTLYDYWERFKKLCVSCPQHQISEQLLVQWFYVGLLPMDRSMIDVVAEGALVNKTPEQARELISSMAENSQQFGSRSLTTRGVGEVQVVSNEQKEIRSSLLELTSLVKQLALNNANQISILLSTQFPYQSRGVCGICSSQDHNSELCPNLHQDESFASFSRAQFPQKFDPRSSTYNPSWRDHPNLKYGNSFNQQPPLNQNFQQNQSF, encoded by the coding sequence ATGAAGCCACAGGGAATTTTAGAAGAGGATATCAAGCTAAgggcttttccattttcattaaCTGTAGTAGAAAAAGATTGGTTATACTATTTGCCACCTAGATATGTTACATCTTGGATTGAAATGAAGAAGGCTTTCTTGGAGAAATTCTTTCCATCTTCAAGGACTGCTATTATCAAGAAAAGTATCTGTGGGATTGAACAAGTGGTGGAAAAGACACTTTATGACTATTGGGAGAGATTTAAGAAGCTATGTGTAAGTTGTCCTCAACATCAGATTAGTGAGCAGCTACTAGTCCAATGGTTCTATGTGGGCTTGTTACCTATGGACAGGAGTATGATAGATGTAGTGGCTGAAGGAGCTTTAGTGAATAAAACTCCAGAACAAGCTAGAGAGCTTATTTCTAGCATGGCAGAGAACTCACAGCAGTTTGGAAGTAGGTCATTGACTACAAGAGGAGTTGGAGAAGTTCAAGTGGTTTCTAATGAACAAAAGGAAATAAGGAGCTCATTATTGGAATTAACATCTTTAGTGAAGCAATTGGCATTGAACAATGctaatcaaatttctattttgcTGAGTACACAATTTCCATATCAATCAAGGGGAGTTTGTGGTATTTGTTCGAGCCAAGACCATAATTCAGAGTTATGCCCCAATCTTCATCAAGATGAGTCATTTGCATCATTTTCTAGAGCTCAATTTCCTCAAAAATTTGACCCTCGTTCTTCTACTTATAATCCTAGTTGGAGAGATCATCCCAATTTGAAGTATGGTAATTCATTTAATCAACAACCACCTTTAAATCAGAATTTTCAGCAAAATCAAAGTTTCTAG